One genomic window of Triplophysa rosa linkage group LG11, Trosa_1v2, whole genome shotgun sequence includes the following:
- the jmjd8 gene encoding jmjC domain-containing protein 8 isoform X2 gives MLHSLRVLLVLLLIQLQSSFESTKGSSVDDGEWAVDFSMGDEGECNIEIRDVNSITYTEFIKEYAYTKPVILRGLTDNSNFRFLCSKSNLLKEYGEKTVRLSTANTHSYNKVDVQFEEFVKFLLTPQSEDALGSGFGVYTHFIKNTTSATGPGTGVPFHWHGPGFSEVIYGRKRWFLYPPDQAPEFQPNHTTLSWVSFSYPNLELHQMPVECTIRPGEVLYFPDRWWHATLNLDTSVFISTFLG, from the exons ATGCTTCATTCTCTCAGGGTTTTGTTAGTTCTGCTGTTAATTCAGCTACAGTCTTCTTTTGAAAGCACGAAGGGCTCCAGTGTAGATGATGGTGAATG GGCAGTGGATTTCAGTATGGGTGATGAAGGCGAATGCAACATTGAGATCAGAGATGTGAACTCCATAACCTACACTGAGTTTATTAAAGA GTATGCCTACACAAAACCAGTGATACTCAGAGGGCTCACAGATAATAGC AATTTCCGTTTCCTGTGTTCCAAATCCAATCTGCTGAAAGAGTACGGAGAGAAAACAGTCCGTCTCAGCACAGCAAACACACACTCGTACAATAAAG TGGATGTGCAGTTTGAAGAATTTGTGAAGTTTCTGTTGACCCCTCAGTCTGAAGATGCTCTTGGCAGTG GTTTTGGAGTATAcacacacttcattaaaaacacaaCCTCCGCTACAGGACCAGGTACCGGCGTCCCATTTCATTGGCACGGTCCCGGCTTCTCCGAAGTTATATATGGCAGGAAG cgTTGGTTCCTGTACCCCCCAGACCAGGCACCAGAGTTCCAACCCAACCACACTACTTTGTCATGGGTCTCTTTTTCATATCCGAATCTGGAGCTCCATCAGATGCCAGTGGAGTGCACCATACGACCCGGAGAG GTGCTGTATTTTCCAGATCGCTGGTGGCATGCAACACTAAACCTGGACACCAGCGTCTTTATTTCAACTTTCCTGGGTTGA
- the amdhd2 gene encoding N-acetylglucosamine-6-phosphate deacetylase isoform X2, translating to MPSNKSVSDAPITQFVNCRILKDHRLQREDLWVRKGKILNPEKLFFDEEGFADHKVDCGNKIIAPGFIDVQLNGGYGIDFSQASDDIRGGVALVAKKILEHGVTSFCPTLVTSPTVIYHKVIPEIRVQDGGPEGAGVLGLHLEGPFISEEKKGAHPTQFLRTFNAGGVADLTETYGHLENVAMVTLAPELANSGAAIRELAGRGITVSVGHSMADLSQAEEAVQNGASFITHLFNAMLPFHHRDPGIVGLLTSDRIPPSQMVYYGMIADGIHTHPAALRIAHRAHPAGLVLVTDAVTAMGLPPGRHTLGQQQIDIQGLHAYVAGTTTLSGSIATMDMCVRHFREASGCTVEAALEAASLHPAQLLGISHKKGTLEYGTDADFVVLDDALTVRETYIAGQQVWS from the exons ATGCCATCCAATAAGAGTGTGTCTGATGCCCCAATCACCCAGTTTGTGAACTGTAGGATCCTAAAGGACCACAGACTGCAAAG ggaagacctgtGGGTTCGGAAGGGCAAGATTTTAAACCCTGAGAAGCTGTTCTTTGATGAAGAAGGTTTTGCGGATCACAAAGTTGACTGTGGGAATAAAATCATTGCACCGGGGTTCATAGATGTTCAGTTAAATG GTGGATATGGCATCGACTTCTCCCAGGCCAGTGATGACATCAGAGGGGGCGTGGCTTTGGTGGCCAAAAAGATTCTAGAACATGGCGTGACCTCGTTCTGCCCCACCCTCGTCACATCTCCAACAGTCATATATCACAAG GTCATCCCAGAGATCAGAGTTCAGGATGGTGGACCTGAAGGGGCAGGAGTTTTGG GTCTTCACCTGGAGGGGCCGTTCATCAGCGAAGAGAAGAAAGGCGCCCATCCTACTCAGTTCCTCCGCACTTTTAACGCCGGGGGTGTGGCTGACCTCACGGAGACGTATGGGCACCTGGAGAATGTCGCTATGGTAACACTTGCCCCAGAATTGGCCAATAGTGGAGCAGCAATCCGTGAACTGGCAGGAAGGGGCATAACCGTGTCAGTAG GTCATTCTATGGCTGATCTCTCTCAGGCTGAAGAGGCCGTGCAGAACGGAGCCTCGTTcattacacatttatttaatgcCATGTTGCCT TTTCATCACCGAGACCCGGGCATTGTGGGATTGCTCACGAGTGACCGCATACCGCCCAGCCAGATGGTTTACTACGGTATGATCGCAGACGGGATACACACACACCCTGCTGCCCTGCGTATCGCCCACAGAGCCCATCCCGCAG gtttagtGTTGGTCACAGATGCCGTGACAGCGATGGGTCTTCCACCCGGTCGACACACACTGGGCCAACAGCAGATTGACATCCAGGGCCTTCATGCATATGTGGCAG gCACCACGACTTTAAGTGGCAGTATTGCGACAATGGACATGTGTGTTAGACACTTCAGAGAGGCATCAg GCTGTACTGTAGAAGCCGCATTAGAAGCTGCATCTCTGCATCCCGCTCAGCTGCTGGGCATCAGTCACAAAAAGGGAACGCTGGAGTATGGCACAGATGCAG ATTTTGTAGTGCTCGATGACGCTCTGACAGTCAGAGAAACCTACATAGCTGGACAGCAGGTCTGGAGCTAG
- the amdhd2 gene encoding N-acetylglucosamine-6-phosphate deacetylase isoform X1 produces MPSNKSVSDAPITQFVNCRILKDHRLQREDLWVRKGKILNPEKLFFDEEGFADHKVDCGNKIIAPGFIDVQLNGGYGIDFSQASDDIRGGVALVAKKILEHGVTSFCPTLVTSPTVIYHKVIPEIRVQDGGPEGAGVLGLHLEGPFISEEKKGAHPTQFLRTFNAGGVADLTETYGHLENVAMVTLAPELANSGAAIRELAGRGITVSVGHSMADLSQAEEAVQNGASFITHLFNAMLPFHHRDPGIVGLLTSDRIPPSQMVYYGMIADGIHTHPAALRIAHRAHPAGLVLVTDAVTAMGLPPGRHTLGQQQIDIQGLHAYVAGTTTLSGSIATMDMCVRHFREASGCTVEAALEAASLHPAQLLGISHKKGTLEYGTDAGMVRNLFFVVTWLPLVAARSNYIITAN; encoded by the exons ATGCCATCCAATAAGAGTGTGTCTGATGCCCCAATCACCCAGTTTGTGAACTGTAGGATCCTAAAGGACCACAGACTGCAAAG ggaagacctgtGGGTTCGGAAGGGCAAGATTTTAAACCCTGAGAAGCTGTTCTTTGATGAAGAAGGTTTTGCGGATCACAAAGTTGACTGTGGGAATAAAATCATTGCACCGGGGTTCATAGATGTTCAGTTAAATG GTGGATATGGCATCGACTTCTCCCAGGCCAGTGATGACATCAGAGGGGGCGTGGCTTTGGTGGCCAAAAAGATTCTAGAACATGGCGTGACCTCGTTCTGCCCCACCCTCGTCACATCTCCAACAGTCATATATCACAAG GTCATCCCAGAGATCAGAGTTCAGGATGGTGGACCTGAAGGGGCAGGAGTTTTGG GTCTTCACCTGGAGGGGCCGTTCATCAGCGAAGAGAAGAAAGGCGCCCATCCTACTCAGTTCCTCCGCACTTTTAACGCCGGGGGTGTGGCTGACCTCACGGAGACGTATGGGCACCTGGAGAATGTCGCTATGGTAACACTTGCCCCAGAATTGGCCAATAGTGGAGCAGCAATCCGTGAACTGGCAGGAAGGGGCATAACCGTGTCAGTAG GTCATTCTATGGCTGATCTCTCTCAGGCTGAAGAGGCCGTGCAGAACGGAGCCTCGTTcattacacatttatttaatgcCATGTTGCCT TTTCATCACCGAGACCCGGGCATTGTGGGATTGCTCACGAGTGACCGCATACCGCCCAGCCAGATGGTTTACTACGGTATGATCGCAGACGGGATACACACACACCCTGCTGCCCTGCGTATCGCCCACAGAGCCCATCCCGCAG gtttagtGTTGGTCACAGATGCCGTGACAGCGATGGGTCTTCCACCCGGTCGACACACACTGGGCCAACAGCAGATTGACATCCAGGGCCTTCATGCATATGTGGCAG gCACCACGACTTTAAGTGGCAGTATTGCGACAATGGACATGTGTGTTAGACACTTCAGAGAGGCATCAg GCTGTACTGTAGAAGCCGCATTAGAAGCTGCATCTCTGCATCCCGCTCAGCTGCTGGGCATCAGTCACAAAAAGGGAACGCTGGAGTATGGCACAGATGCAGGTATGGTCAGGaatcttttttttgtagttACATGGCTTCCTCTAGTGGCTGCTAGAAGTAATTACATCATCACAGCCAATTAA
- the nog5 gene encoding LOW QUALITY PROTEIN: noggin 5 (The sequence of the model RefSeq protein was modified relative to this genomic sequence to represent the inferred CDS: substituted 1 base at 1 genomic stop codon), which yields MEMKVSPALVLCVSVTFHLALPQHQLRVRPLPSDHLPVPDLQEDPNPAFEPGERDLLPHFLRRKLGSSFDPLYSSIGPPTRGNGSEVTQEGIGVIGQMPREFHELDLAELNVGPKTQRRVRRWLWSYTRCSVLWVWKDLDVRFWPRYLKEGRXTNERSCSLPEGMFCKPTESVSVSLLRWHCQGSRALKSCAWIRARYPVISRCGCAC from the coding sequence ATGGAAATGAAGGTGTCGCCCGCGCTCGTGCTTTGCGTGTCTGTCACCTTTCACCTCGCGCTGCCTCAGCATCAACTGCGCGTGCGCCCGTTGCCTAGCGACCACCTGCCGGTACCGGATCTGCAGGAAGACCCGAACCCGGCGTTCGAACCGGGAGAGAGGGATTTGCTCCCTCACTTTTTGAGGCGGAAACTCGGCAGCAGTTTTGATCCCCTTTATTCCTCTATTGGCCCACCGACGCGGGGTAACGGGTCCGAGGTCACGCAAGAGGGGATCGGTGTCATAGGACAGATGCCTCGTGAATTTCACGAGCTGGATCTCGCGGAGCTCAACGTGGGTCCGAAAACGCAGCGCAGAGTCCGGCGGTGGTTGTGGTCGTACACCCGGTGTTCGGTGCTGTGGGTGTGGAAAGATCTGGACGTTCGTTTCTGGCCACGATACCTCAAGGAAGGACGTTGAACGAACGAACGGTCTTGTTCTTTACCGGAAGGCATGTTTTGCAAACCGACTGAGTCCGTGAGCGTCTCACTGCTCCGATGGCACTGCCAGGGCTCTCGCGCCCTCAAGAGCTGCGCGTGGATCCGTGCGCGCTACCCGGTGATTTCACGATGCGGGTGCGCGTGCTAA
- the slc25a19 gene encoding mitochondrial thiamine pyrophosphate carrier, protein MVGYDPNSPLASLTSEEAALAGSAAGMVTRALISPLDVVKIRFQLQIEQVSSRNPQGKYWGVWQATRCILTEEGLPAFWKGHIPAQLLSVCFGAVQFASFEGLTELVHKKTSYNSQTAGVHFVCGGLAACSATVACQPLDTLRTRFAAQGEPKMYRNLRHAVVTMYRTEGPLAFYRGLAPTLVAVYPYAGMQFFFYNVLKKRLKPQDSKSNGSLHSLISGSFAGVISKTLTYPFDLFKKRLQVGGFEKARMQFGQVRTYHGFVDCMVTIARDEGPRGFFKGLSPSLLKAALSTGFTFFWYEFFVNAISSLKGSQ, encoded by the exons ATGGTGGGGTATGATCCAAACTCCCCTCTTGCGTCTCTCACCTCAGAGGAAGCGGCTCTGGCCGGGTCAGCGGCGGGTATGGTCACCCGAGCCCTCATTAGCCCTTTGGATGTCGTCAAAATCAGATTTCAG TTGCAGATCGAGCAGGTGTCCTCTCGCAATCCTCAGGGGAAGTACTGGGGTGTATGGCAGGCCACCCGCTGTATTCTCACAGAAGAGGGACTTCCTGCTTTCTGGAAAGGTCACATTCCTGCCCAACTGCTGTCTGTGTGCTTCGGGGCAGTTCAA TTTGCGAGTTTTGAGGGCCTGACTGAGCTGGTCCATAAGAAGACGTCCTATAACAGCCAGACAGCGGGAGTTCATTTTGTCTGCGGTGGTCTGGCTGCGTGTTCCGCCACAGTGGCCTGCCAGCCGCTCGACACCCTCCGCACGCGCTTCGCAGCTCAGGGCGAACCCAAG ATGTATCGTAACCTCAGACACGCCGTGGTCACAATGTATCGCACAGAGGGTCCCCTCGCCTTCTACCGGGGTCTCGCACCCACTCTAGTGGCAGTGTATCCATACGCAGGCATGCAGTTCTTCTTTTATAACGTCTTAAAGAAGCGGCTAAAGCCACAGGACAGCAAATCTAATG ggaGTTTACACAGTCTCATCAGTGGTAGTTTTGCTGGAGTTATCAGTAAAACTCTCACGTATCCGTTCGACCTGTTTAAGAAGAGACTTCAGGTGGGCGGGTTTGAAAAGGCCAGGATGCAGTTTGGACAG gtACGGACGTACCACGGATTTGTAGACTGTATGGTGACGATAGCCAGAGACGAAGGGCCACGGGGATTCTTTAAAGGCCTCTCGCCCAGTCTTCTGAAGGCCGCTCTGTCCACAGGCTTCACTTTCTTCTGGTACGAGTTCTTCGTCAATGCCATAAGCAGCCTCAAGGGGAGCCAGTGA
- the jmjd8 gene encoding jmjC domain-containing protein 8 isoform X1, with translation MLHSLRVLLVLLLIQLQSSFESTKGSSVDDGEWAVDFSMGDEGECNIEIRDVNSITYTEFIKEYAYTKPVILRGLTDNSNFRFLCSKSNLLKEYGEKTVRLSTANTHSYNKVDVQFEEFVKFLLTPQSEDALGSDTLYFFGDNNFTEWHSLFEEYKAPPYSLPHMSPAYSFGIAGPGTGVPFHWHGPGFSEVIYGRKRWFLYPPDQAPEFQPNHTTLSWVSFSYPNLELHQMPVECTIRPGEVLYFPDRWWHATLNLDTSVFISTFLG, from the exons ATGCTTCATTCTCTCAGGGTTTTGTTAGTTCTGCTGTTAATTCAGCTACAGTCTTCTTTTGAAAGCACGAAGGGCTCCAGTGTAGATGATGGTGAATG GGCAGTGGATTTCAGTATGGGTGATGAAGGCGAATGCAACATTGAGATCAGAGATGTGAACTCCATAACCTACACTGAGTTTATTAAAGA GTATGCCTACACAAAACCAGTGATACTCAGAGGGCTCACAGATAATAGC AATTTCCGTTTCCTGTGTTCCAAATCCAATCTGCTGAAAGAGTACGGAGAGAAAACAGTCCGTCTCAGCACAGCAAACACACACTCGTACAATAAAG TGGATGTGCAGTTTGAAGAATTTGTGAAGTTTCTGTTGACCCCTCAGTCTGAAGATGCTCTTGGCAGTG ATACACTGTATTTCTTTGGGGACAATAACTTCACAGAGTGGCATTCTTTGTTTGAAGAATACAAAGCTCCACCTTACAGTCTACCACACATGAGCCCTGCGTATAGCTTTGGGATTGCTG GACCAGGTACCGGCGTCCCATTTCATTGGCACGGTCCCGGCTTCTCCGAAGTTATATATGGCAGGAAG cgTTGGTTCCTGTACCCCCCAGACCAGGCACCAGAGTTCCAACCCAACCACACTACTTTGTCATGGGTCTCTTTTTCATATCCGAATCTGGAGCTCCATCAGATGCCAGTGGAGTGCACCATACGACCCGGAGAG GTGCTGTATTTTCCAGATCGCTGGTGGCATGCAACACTAAACCTGGACACCAGCGTCTTTATTTCAACTTTCCTGGGTTGA
- the jmjd8 gene encoding jmjC domain-containing protein 8 isoform X3: MLHSLRVLLVLLLIQLQSSFESTKGSSVDDGEWAVDFSMGDEGECNIEIRDVNSITYTEFIKEYAYTKPVILRGLTDNSNFRFLCSKSNLLKEYGEKTVRLSTANTHSYNKGFGVYTHFIKNTTSATGPGTGVPFHWHGPGFSEVIYGRKRWFLYPPDQAPEFQPNHTTLSWVSFSYPNLELHQMPVECTIRPGEVLYFPDRWWHATLNLDTSVFISTFLG; the protein is encoded by the exons ATGCTTCATTCTCTCAGGGTTTTGTTAGTTCTGCTGTTAATTCAGCTACAGTCTTCTTTTGAAAGCACGAAGGGCTCCAGTGTAGATGATGGTGAATG GGCAGTGGATTTCAGTATGGGTGATGAAGGCGAATGCAACATTGAGATCAGAGATGTGAACTCCATAACCTACACTGAGTTTATTAAAGA GTATGCCTACACAAAACCAGTGATACTCAGAGGGCTCACAGATAATAGC AATTTCCGTTTCCTGTGTTCCAAATCCAATCTGCTGAAAGAGTACGGAGAGAAAACAGTCCGTCTCAGCACAGCAAACACACACTCGTACAATAAAG GTTTTGGAGTATAcacacacttcattaaaaacacaaCCTCCGCTACAGGACCAGGTACCGGCGTCCCATTTCATTGGCACGGTCCCGGCTTCTCCGAAGTTATATATGGCAGGAAG cgTTGGTTCCTGTACCCCCCAGACCAGGCACCAGAGTTCCAACCCAACCACACTACTTTGTCATGGGTCTCTTTTTCATATCCGAATCTGGAGCTCCATCAGATGCCAGTGGAGTGCACCATACGACCCGGAGAG GTGCTGTATTTTCCAGATCGCTGGTGGCATGCAACACTAAACCTGGACACCAGCGTCTTTATTTCAACTTTCCTGGGTTGA